In Bacillota bacterium, the sequence GGCAGGCATTGGCACGTATCCGCCGTATCGGTGGAGAAAAAGAGACAATATATTACGGTTATATTATCGATGAAAAACGTCAACTGCTCGGTGTTACATCCTTACGAGAATTAGTTCTGGCAGACCCTTCAGAACCAATAAATAAGATTATGAACGAGCAGGTAATCTCTGTATCGGTTGATGATGATCAAGAGAAATGTGCCGATTATATCAAGAAATACGACTTATTGGCAATTCCTGTTGTAGACAGAGAGAGCAGGTTAGTTGGCATCATCACCGTTGATGACATCCTTGATATCTTGGAAGAAGAAGCTACCGAAGATTTTCATCGTACCAGCGGTGTGGCCCCAATTGAAATTGATTACCCCCGGGCCGGTGTTTCGATGCTATGGAAAAAAAGGATTGGTTGGCTGCTAATTTTACTTGTTACCGATTTTTTATCCAGTTCAGTTATTGCATATTTTGAAAAGGCCATACAAGCTGTCGTAGCCCTGGCATTCTTCATCCCAATGCTTATTGACACCGGCGGTAACACCGGAACCCAATCCGCAACACTGATTATTCGTGGCATTGCTACGGGGCAGTTGGAAATGAGGGACTGGTTGGCTGTCGTATGGAAGGAACTGCGGGTGGGTCTCCTTTTAGGACTGGCTCTTGGCATAATCGTATATGTGCGTGGCTTCTTTTGGCGGGGTGGGCCTGAAATCGGATTTGTTGTTGGCCTCACTATGATTGTTCTAGTTATATGGACTAACCTTGTCGGCGCAGTCTTGCCAATGGTCTTAATAAAATTCAAACTAGATCCCGCAGTTGTATCTAGCCCTTTTATTACTACGGCATCGGACGTAACAGGTTTAGTCATTTATTTTAGCATTGCCAAGTGGATTCTCGGAATTTAATTCCATCATTCAGGAAGCTCGTTACCTTTTGAACCACCGTCGAACAGGGCGCGGACGGCAAGTGGTACGCCGTGACACACGTCAACCACCTCACCAGGTTCGCCGCCTTCAGTGCCGCGGTCAAGGTTGAAGAACCGGCCCAGACGCCGGTGAAAGTGATCAAGCTCACCATCGGCCAGCAGGCGGCCACTGTTGATGGCAGCCCCTACACCCTGGATGCCGTGCCCTTCGTGGATACGAAGGCCAACCGCAAAGGGCAAAGTATGGCTGCAGGGCAACCGGATCAAGACGGACACGCTGTCGCCGGGTAGCGGATGATTAGTTTCTTTGACAGGGATACGAACACTGTCGTCATCTACTACACCGACCGGAACAAAGCCGTAAGGCTTTCCGCCGCTAAGCAGCCGAAAACGGTCCTGCCCCCCGGCGGGGACGCGGGCGGGGTCGACCCGGGCAAAGCGAAGGTTCTGGAAACCGTCGTCTACGACGGCGTGCGCTGCCGGGTGCTGACGGTTCGGCGCGGGCGATCATGAAGAGGTGCGCATGTGGGTGCGCGAGGACTACGGCCTCCCTGTGCGGGTGGAGGTTGCCTCCGCCGCGGGCGGCAAAACGGGTTACACGACAAAACCAGCCCGTTGATAAAACTACTTTAACTTCCTTGCTGGTATCAGGAGTTGCCATAACTGCCGGGATCATCATGGTCTTGTTTTTCAAGCGGAGAAGCTATGTTAAAACCTAACCGGACATCCATCTTTACAAATTCTGATAAATACCTGCTAAATTAACGAAAGCAGTTGGACACATGTTAGGAACTTGCTCAACTGCAAGAAAAAAATCATCTCCGCTTCTACTCATTTTGTTAATATTTCGATAGTTTTATCAATAACGATACCTATTTTGTTGTTGTTTATTGTACCAGCCTTATAAACAACAATACTTTCGTCCGCTGTAAACAATCTATTCGGCCTTATATTACTGTCTTGATTTAAATTACCTTCTTGAAATTCCCGGGTTAGTAAAGGTATCGCATAATCATCTTTTACTTCCTTACTTGTTATTTGACAAAGAATAATATCGTTACCTTTTAATCCAGCCAAAACTAAAGCCGGCCTGCGTTTACTGCTAGATAAGTCGGAAAACGGAAATGGAATTACCACAACGTCACCTTTTACAAATCTGCCCATGCTTTATCTTCCTCCGGTTTTAACCAATCTTTACTTAAACTGCTTTCACTTGCAAAGAGTAAATTTTTTCTATTACCATGTTCTTTTTGTTTCACTGATTGGATTATTTCTTTGATATTTTCACTGTTAAGATACTGGTTTATTGCGACTCTAATAACATTAGAAAAATCATAAACATCAGCGCCGGCTTTTTCATTTAAACCTTTTGCAACTAATTCCAAAGCTTCTACAACGTTGTCATCAAGCTTTATTGATTTAGTTACCATAATAATACACTTCACCTTTCAATCAGATATTATTATATATTATACTGTAATACACTATAATACTAATGTCAATAAAGCTTTTCAGCACAAAGAAGAAAAAAGCCTCTACCGGCTTTGCCGGTAGGGGTTTTTTGGTTGCCGGCATCCTGCCGATCCGGTTTGAAATCCGGACTGTCCCATCAAGGGGTTTTTCTTTTGCTTGCCGGCGCCCCTGGTTAGTTAAAAAAAACCGCTTGAGGTCCTGGGTGAAACGGCATGCTTCAGAATCGGGCCGGAAGAAACGGTAATTCACAACGAAAGCCGGGAAAAACTTTTAGCTGCTGGCAGCTTATCATCGAGAAAGCCCGGGAAGACAAAGACTTCAAGAAATCACGCCTCCATGTAAACCTTCGCCCATTGCCGCAACCATCAATCTATTATCAAAAGTCAACAAATAAAGTTCCGGGATCCTTTTTTGTAACGTTTTTGCAGTGGCCAGGTGCCATAAGTCGGCGCCCCGTAGCGGCCATTTCTGAGATAAGGATTTAAACTTACTCCAATCCGGCATTAAGTATAAACGCCTCCAGGGACCTTCTTCCAAGGATTCATAACCGGCGTTTATAAGCACATCAGCCAGAAGAACTTCGCGCCTTATGCGGGATATAACCGCATAAACCTCGGCGCAGGAAAGAGAAGAAATAAGATGAACACCTTCCCGGCGCGACCAGTTTATCGCCTCTTCACTGTGTTTATCCTTGAAAAGCGCGGATAAAACGGCTGAAGCATCCCAATATATGACAACGGGATTATTGTTATGCACTAACCTCTGTCCTCCTCCAACATTTTACGGGCCAATTCACCCGGTAGGGGCAAAGGAGGAGGTAAACTTCTCGCCTTTTTCTTTTTAGCAGGTTGGATCAAGCCCTCTCGCTCCAAGCTTGCTATGCGCTCGGCAAGAGGAAGGTTCTCTTCTGTAGAAACCGGAACGATTCGGCCCACAGGCTTATTCCGGTCGGTAATAATAACTTCTGCCCCTTTTTGAACCTCCTTAAGCAATTTGCTAAGGTTTATTTTTGCGTCACGGATACCAATGCTTATAGGTCTCATACCTACCTCCTTCAAGGTAACCATAGTAGTTATAAGTAAATTATAACCACTATGACTACAATAATCAAGGTTTGCGATTTTTTATCAAGCCTCCGCAGGGAATGAACAAACGCTCTTGATCCCGGACGTACATGGTGTATAATAGATATCGAAACACGATAACGGTAGGCGATACCAAGTCTGATGGGGATCAGGGGATAGTTATATGGAAGCAAAAGTTATCCGTAAGTTGTTTCTGGGATTTATCCAGGTTCATATCCTGTTCCATGCCAGCCAGGAACCTTTTTTCGGGGTGTGGATGCTTGAAGAGTTGCAGCGGCACGGCTACCGGCTCAGCGCGGGGACGCTCTATCCCATCCTGCATGACCTGGAGGCAGGGGGCCTGCTAAAAAGGGAAGAGCGGGTGGTTGAGGGCCGGATGAGGAAATACTACACCATTACCGCAAAGGGGAGCGAGGTCCTGGAGGAAGCAAAGCAGAAGGCCCGGGAGCTTTTCAAGGAGATCGGCGGTTAGACTTCTTACCTTCAGTGACCTGAGCTTTCCTGCCGGGGCAGTAAGGCAGGAGTCTTCGGAGATCTGGAAGGCCGGAGATCTGGAAGGGAGGCCAGTTACTTGTTTTGCTTGCGTGGAGTCAGATACCGGGACATTCTGGACATTGAAAGACTGGAAATCCCGGAGGGAAAAGTAACCTGCATTGTCGGGGAAAGCGGCAGCGGAAAGACAACCCTACTGCGGCTGTTGAACAAGCTGATAAGCTACGATAACGGGGAAATAGTTTACAAGGGCCGCTCCCTGAAGGACATCGATTCCGTTGAATTGAGGCGAAGGGTTATCATGCTTCCCCAGACACCTGTCATCTTTCCGGGGACGGTACGGGACAACCTGCTGATCGGACTGGTATTTTCCGAAAAGCCGTTGGTGGGGGAGGAAAAGCTCCTGGAAATTATGGAAATGGTTCATTTAGACAAGAACTTCGATGAGGACGCCGAAAAACTGTCGGGTGGGGAGAAGCAGAGACTGGCGCTGGGGCGGGTGCTCCTGATGGACCCGGAGGCCTTTTTGCTCGATGAGCCATCCTCTGCCCTGGACGAGGATACGGAAGAGGTGGTCATCGGAGGCCTGGTGAAATACGCCAGGGAAAGGGGCAAAACAGTGGTCATGGTCACCCATTCGAAACAGGTTGCCCGGTCTTTCTCCGATAAAATCGTCGAGGTCAACCACGGGAGAGTGGTAAGTTGCTGGGAGGGGAGCCGGTGAAGGATATCATCGAGTTGCAAATGTGGCAGGTGGCGGTCGCCTATATATTTATTGTGATCCTGTTGTTCATCGTGAGAACCAGGGGCATCCCGAGAGAAAAGGAGATTCTGGTTGCCAGCCTGCGCATGACCCTGCAGCTGGTATTGACAGGGTACATCCTTGCCTACATTTTCACCAACAGCCATCCCCTGTACACACTCCTTGCCATCTCCGTCATGGAGGCCTTTGCCATTTACAATATCTACAAGAGGGTGAAGACCCCCCTTTCACCCCGGCTCAGGGAGATCATAGCCGTGTCCATGGTTACCGGTACCCTGGCCAGCCTCTTTTATTTTCTGCTGGTGGTCGTCCGCATCTCCCCCTGGTATGACCCCAGATATGTGATCACCATTGCCGGCATGCTCATCGGGAACTCTATGACAGGGATTTCCCTGGGGGTAAGCCGTCTGGTGGACAGTATACGAATCCAGCAGCACCTGGTTGAGGCCGCTCTCATGCTCGGGGCCACCCCGGGGGCAGCCTCAAAGCAAATCGTCAATGCCTCCTTTGATGCAGCCATTCTTCCCACCATCAACTCCATGGTGGGGATGGGGATCGTTTTTCTGCCAGGCATGATGACAGGCCAGATCCTGTCGGGGGTTTCCCCCTTAACTGCCATTGAATACCAGATCGCGATCATGCTGGGGATCCTGGGGAGTGTCGCCCTGACGGTGGTTATGTTCGTCCAGCTGGGATATAAGACCTTTTTCAACGAAGAGTGCCAGCTTGAGCTTCAATAAACTGTTTTACGGGGATTGCGTGGATTGCGTGGATGCTAGGCAGGCCCGAATATAGCTCCGGCCTGGCCGGAGGGCGGTTTCCCGGCGGCACCCGGGCGGAGAGGCAACGAGGGCCAGGCCGCAGGTACGGCCGCTTTTTTGCTTACTTTTAGTTAATTAAAAGCGTTATATATAATAGAAGAACAACAAGGGGGGAGGTGAAAATAAATAACCAGTTTTATCAACTAATAAGGCCAGATTTAAAAATAATATACAAGTACCTTATAAATATGGGAGCATATCCGGAAGATGCCGAAGATATTATCCAGGATACAGTAATTAAATTCTGGGAAAACATGGACAGAATAGAACCTAGAAAAGTAAAAGCGTGGCTGTTTAAAGTGGCAATTAATAATTACTATACCCTTCGCCGTAAGAGAAAAAATGTATTACAGGTGAAAGACGCATTAAGAGAACAGTTGTGTACTGAAAGCGAGCCTTTGTTATCTACAGATAGGACAGAGCTAATG encodes:
- a CDS encoding type II toxin-antitoxin system prevent-host-death family antitoxin, with translation MRPISIGIRDAKINLSKLLKEVQKGAEVIITDRNKPVGRIVPVSTEENLPLAERIASLEREGLIQPAKKKKARSLPPPLPLPGELARKMLEEDRG
- the fetB gene encoding iron export ABC transporter permease subunit FetB, which produces MKDIIELQMWQVAVAYIFIVILLFIVRTRGIPREKEILVASLRMTLQLVLTGYILAYIFTNSHPLYTLLAISVMEAFAIYNIYKRVKTPLSPRLREIIAVSMVTGTLASLFYFLLVVVRISPWYDPRYVITIAGMLIGNSMTGISLGVSRLVDSIRIQQHLVEAALMLGATPGAASKQIVNASFDAAILPTINSMVGMGIVFLPGMMTGQILSGVSPLTAIEYQIAIMLGILGSVALTVVMFVQLGYKTFFNEECQLELQ
- a CDS encoding type II toxin-antitoxin system PemK/MazF family toxin: MGRFVKGDVVVIPFPFSDLSSSKRRPALVLAGLKGNDIILCQITSKEVKDDYAIPLLTREFQEGNLNQDSNIRPNRLFTADESIVVYKAGTINNNKIGIVIDKTIEILTK
- a CDS encoding type II toxin-antitoxin system VapC family toxin; protein product: MHNNNPVVIYWDASAVLSALFKDKHSEEAINWSRREGVHLISSLSCAEVYAVISRIRREVLLADVLINAGYESLEEGPWRRLYLMPDWSKFKSLSQKWPLRGADLWHLATAKTLQKRIPELYLLTFDNRLMVAAMGEGLHGGVIS
- a CDS encoding PadR family transcriptional regulator, which codes for MEAKVIRKLFLGFIQVHILFHASQEPFFGVWMLEELQRHGYRLSAGTLYPILHDLEAGGLLKREERVVEGRMRKYYTITAKGSEVLEEAKQKARELFKEIGG
- the mgtE gene encoding magnesium transporter yields the protein MDSLQHKIYALLERKSFLELKDLLARLNPADLAEFISLAPLEQKATIFRLLEKPQAVDVFEFLEVEEQQELLHGFHKTPLIEILEEMSPDDRARLLDEMPAGVAKKLLAEISQEEREMTSLLLGYRENSAGRIMTPEFVDLKSNLTVGQALARIRRIGGEKETIYYGYIIDEKRQLLGVTSLRELVLADPSEPINKIMNEQVISVSVDDDQEKCADYIKKYDLLAIPVVDRESRLVGIITVDDILDILEEEATEDFHRTSGVAPIEIDYPRAGVSMLWKKRIGWLLILLVTDFLSSSVIAYFEKAIQAVVALAFFIPMLIDTGGNTGTQSATLIIRGIATGQLEMRDWLAVVWKELRVGLLLGLALGIIVYVRGFFWRGGPEIGFVVGLTMIVLVIWTNLVGAVLPMVLIKFKLDPAVVSSPFITTASDVTGLVIYFSIAKWILGI
- a CDS encoding sigma-70 family RNA polymerase sigma factor, whose product is MKINNQFYQLIRPDLKIIYKYLINMGAYPEDAEDIIQDTVIKFWENMDRIEPRKVKAWLFKVAINNYYTLRRKRKNVLQVKDALREQLCTESEPLLSTDRTELMIQVKDIYSQMSDSEKTLLILKYHHDLSYKEIAAFLNTTEETVKTSLSRARKSFKKLWEGDKSAG
- a CDS encoding ABC transporter ATP-binding protein translates to MFCLRGVRYRDILDIERLEIPEGKVTCIVGESGSGKTTLLRLLNKLISYDNGEIVYKGRSLKDIDSVELRRRVIMLPQTPVIFPGTVRDNLLIGLVFSEKPLVGEEKLLEIMEMVHLDKNFDEDAEKLSGGEKQRLALGRVLLMDPEAFLLDEPSSALDEDTEEVVIGGLVKYARERGKTVVMVTHSKQVARSFSDKIVEVNHGRVVSCWEGSR